The following are encoded together in the Zingiber officinale cultivar Zhangliang chromosome 8A, Zo_v1.1, whole genome shotgun sequence genome:
- the LOC122010570 gene encoding uncharacterized protein LOC122010570, translated as MDLDFAFRHDHPAPLIDDSTVDQKVTFDKWEKSNCISLMIMRMSIPESLRGSITEKEDAKTFLKELADQFVSNENVETTILLMKLVSMQYIGKGNIREYIMEMSNLEIRGGFSSPESSSACSLKSSPVASSSSSSYAFRQDQIWRRIWELSPEYETL; from the exons ATGGATCTAGACTTTGCATTTAGGCATGATCATCCTGCACCTTTGATTGATGATTCCACTGTGGATCAAAAGGTGACCTTTGACAAGTGGGAGAAATCTAATTGCATAAGTCTGATGATCATGAGAATGTCAATTCCGGAATCACTAAGGGGTTCAATAACTGAGAAAGAGGatgctaaaaccttccttaaggAATTAGCGGACCAATTCGTCTCAAACGAAAATGTCGAGACTACCATACTTCTTATGAAATTAGTGTCCATGCAGTACATAGGGAAGGGTAATATTAGGGAGTATATCATGGAGATGTCCAACTTG GAG ATCCGCGGTGGTTTCTCTTCTCCGGAGTCGTCATCTGCTTGCTCCCTGAAATCTTCACCCGTCGCCTCTAGCTCTTCGTCGAGTTAcgctttcagacaagatcaaatttggcgtcgtatATGGGAACTCTCGCCTGAATATGAGACTTTGTGA
- the LOC122012880 gene encoding peroxidase 21-like: MALADCCLSCLGVSVRTSRELACGLTTGHLVEPLHQCQDKNFTESLTTKFLSTSYSRVPHVTYKLRCKESFSHQLAAEGDRKKMDTKTRVFVILILACWSSPSRGEGVGLKLNFYSKSCPKAEEIVKQEVVKLYNEHGNTAVSWVRNLFHDCMVESCDASLLLETAGTILSEQSVDRSFGMRNFKYVNTIKEALERACPATVSCADIVALSAREGVVMLGGPFIPMKTGRRDSKQSHADVTDKSIPNHNDSMSVVLSRFKSIGIDAERTVALLGAHSVGRVHCVNLVGRLYPTVDPTFDPEYAKYVLNRCPSPNPDPEAVLYSRNDRETPMIIDNMYYKNLLNHKGLLKVDQQLLSYPATAQFVKLMAADNSYFYSQFAKAMLLMSENNPLTGNEGEIRRDCRFVNAAA, from the exons ATGGCTCTTGCAGATTGTTGCTTGTCCTGCCTCGGAGTGTCGGTGAGGACTTCCCGTGAACTTGCGTGTGGTTTGACGACTGGCCACTTGGTGGAGCCACTGCATCAGTGTCAAGATAAGAACTTCACAGAATCTCTCACAACCAAATTTCTGAGTACAAGTTACTCTCGTGTTCCCCACGTCACATATAAATTGAGATGCAAGGAATCATTCTCTCATCAACTGGCAGCTGAAGGGGACAGAAAAAAGATGGACACAAAGACGAGAGTGTTCGTTATATTAATCCTTGCATGTTGGAGTTCTCCTTCCAGAG GAGAAGGTGTTGGCCtcaaactaaacttctactccaAGAGCTGCCCCAAGGCCGAGGAGATTGTTAAGCAAGAGGTTGTGAAGCTCTACAACGAGCATGGCAACACAGCTGTGTCTTGGGTCAGGAATCTCTTCCATGACTGCATGGTCGAG TCTTGTGATGCGTCTTTGTTGCTGGAAACGGCCGGTACCATTCTGTCTGAGCAATCAGTTGATAGGAGCTTTGGCATGAGAAACTTCAAGTACGTGAACACCATCAAGGAAGCCCTGGAGAGGGCGTGCCCTGCCACTGTGTCTTGTGCCGATATCGTTGCTCTCTCTGCAAGAGAAGGTGTAGTCATG CTTGGAGGTCCATTCATCCCCATGAAAACTGGTAGAAGGGACAGCAAGCAAAGTCACGCAGACGTGACCGATAAGTCAATTCCCAACCACAATGACTCCATGTCCGTCGTTCTTTCCAGATTCAAATCCATAGGAATCGACGCGGAAAGAACTGTTGCTCTCTTAG GGGCTCACTCTGTTGGCCGAGTGCACTGCGTCAACCTCGTCGGCCGCCTCTACCCCACTGTCGACCCGACCTTTGACCCCGAGTATGCTAAGTACGTCCTCAATCGCTGCCCGTCACCGAACCCTGACCCGGAGGCAGTGCTGTACTCCCGGAACGACCGCGAAACGCCGATGATAATTGACAACATGTACTACAAGAACTTGCTGAATCACAAGGGGCTGCTCAAGGTCGACCAGCAGCTGCTTTCTTACCCAGCCACTGCCCAGTTTGTGAAGCTGATGGCAGCTGACAACAGCTACTTCTACAGTCAGTTCGCGAAGGCGATGCTGTTGATGTCGGAGAACAATCCGCTGACCGGGAATGAAGGGGAGATCAGGAGAGACTGCCGGTTCGTCAACGCTGCTGCATAA